One genomic window of Mercenaria mercenaria strain notata chromosome 2, MADL_Memer_1, whole genome shotgun sequence includes the following:
- the LOC128550264 gene encoding uncharacterized protein LOC128550264, with protein MNQKTEVKAALNKNQSISGRVEVKYDDEWGTVCDDQFDESDAQVLCNMLGIPFGKVYTNAHEAPGYVHEPGTGNILIDDLSCLGIEKDISECRSREWGTHNCEHKEDIAITCYYKTIDPCNAAEAARLPNLEMRYVNINTQHLPKSINDSKLPFRWYNVGNNTMPVKAPPKNRCGTHLPIFSSFTTERLGANKSAEIKATQVGDNHETYDIEMKNCNDEFYVYKLKPTSNEESGYCFGIGSEEPAPTFVPDSLSTTPVTNEKGVTFMCKFNPSTKEDFYYQVKWRIEGSSQITLTKQFFKNSSLDGLRLTESDFEDNDIGLGVNISCALRAFRTPDGLPGTLSTYSKPLFFGIEVLTPYISLRKGETKSVELLNSIPIICYTEDKVFNQFIQSSCNVRLQYFSPQYGTCSSMPSFQDGCDSFLTNREVGQISRVNISVAETGQYGVAGHFKIYLSVPAVDLGYLKLWRKAYKLSVISVDVLPETHTEWRGSICTARNDPHMYTFDQRTYEHQKTVVNILCTDINFTLMLRYNTKLLRVLMKMIKPNVTVV; from the exons ATGAATCAAAAAACAGAAGTGAAGGCAGCCTTGAATAAAAATCAAAGCATCAGTGGGAGAGTAGAAGTAAAGTATGATGATGAATGGGGTACAGTATGTGATGATCAGTTCGATGAAAGCGATGCCCAGGTTCTTTGTAACATGCTAGGAATTCCATTCGG CAAGGTTTATACAAATGCCCACGAAGCACCCGGCTATGTACACGAACCAGGTACAGGAAACATATTGATAGATGATCTCAGCTGTCTCGGTATAGAAAAAGATATCTCGGAATGCAGATCAAGAGAATGGGGAACACATAATTGCGAACATAAGGAAGACATCGCTATAACATGct ATTACAAGACAATAGACCCATGCAATGCAGCAGAAGCTGCACGCTTACCTAATTTGGAAATGCGATATGTAAATATTAACACACAACATCTACCAAAGTCTATCAACGACTCGAAACTACCGTTTCGTTGGTATAACGTCGGTAACAACACCATGCCAGTTAAAGCGCCACCGAAAAACAGATGTGGAACTCACCTGCCAATATTCAGTTCATTTACAACAG AGAGACTCGGTGCTAATAAAAGTGCAGAAATCAAGGCAACTCAAGTAGGAGACAACCATGAAACGTATGATATAGAGATGAAGAACTGCAATGATGAATTCTATGTTTACAAATTGAAGCCAACGAGTAACGAAGAAAGTGGATACTGCTTTG GAATCGGATCAGAAG AACCTGCCCCGACGTTCGTACCTGACAGTCTATCGACAACACCAGTCACGAACGAAAAAGGTGTTACCTTCATGTGCAAGTTTAATCCATcaacaaaagaagatttttattatCAAGTCAAGTGGCGCATAGAGGGTAGTTCTCAAATAACACTGACAAAACAGTTTTTCAAAAACTCCAGTCTTGATGGATTGAGACTAACAGAAAGCGACTTTGAGGATAATGATATCGGTTTAGGCGTTAAT ATATCATGTGCCTTGAGGGCTTTCAGGACACCTGATGGGCTACCAGGGACATTATCAACTTATTCAAAACCTTTATTCTTCGGCATTGAAGTTCTCACGCCATATATAAGCTTGAGAAAAGGCGAAACAAAGTCAGTAGAGCTACTGAATTCAATACCAATCATTTGTTATACAGAGGATAAAGTATTCAACCAGTTTATCCAGAGTAGCTGCAATGTTCGACTACAGTATTTTTCTCCGCAATATGGAACTTGCTCAA GTATGCCATCATTCCAAGACGGATGCGATTCGTTTCTTACAAACCGTGAAGTAGGTCAAATTTCTCGGGTGAACATTAGTGTGGCTGAAACAGGACAATATGGAGTAGCTGGACACTTCAAAATTTACTTGTCAGTACCAGCAGTTGATTTGGGATATCTGAAGCTGTGGAGGAAAGCTTACAAACTATCTGTGATAAGT GTTGATGTCTTACCTGAGACACATACAGAATGGCGCGGCTCTATCTGCACTGCAAGAAATGATCCCCATATGTATACTTTTGACCAAAG AACGTATGAACACCAGAAAACGGTGGTGAATATATTATGTACAGACATAAATTTTACACTAATGTTgag ATACAACACAAAGTTGCTCCGTGTACTAATGAAAATGATAAAGCCAAATGTAACTGTGGTTTAG
- the LOC128550265 gene encoding uncharacterized protein LOC128550265, giving the protein MGMTFDLKDGYCHIEGKCVQNGTLSLKQTLICDTRAARFRWTMVPTTTQAPVTANKAMAVSGDTDLVVVILSTVGAVLVIIIFVLVLVICCKRKKDKNRSENLRHTNVQNEYSDVNSLEMVHIPRAKHYLDGKIAHDNPTFQYESIYSEMADTTLDSSLQSVYKEGSYCESKDGYVYYFGKKY; this is encoded by the exons ATGGGGATGACCTTTGACTTGAAG GACGGCTACTGTCATATTGAAGGTAAATGTGTACAAAATGGGACTCTTAGTTTAAAACAGACTCTAATATGTGACACAAGAGCGGCAAGGTTTAGATGGACAATGGTACCAACAACTACGCAGGCACCTGTTACAGCAAATAAGGCAATGGCCGTTTCTG GCGATACGGACCTGGTAGTTGTTATTTTGTCAACAGTCGGAGCTGTCTTGGTCATTATTATATTCGTACTTGTGCTCGTCATATgttgtaaaagaaagaaagacaaaaacaGATCTGAAAATCTCCGACACacaaatgtacaaaatgaatACAGCGATGTGAATAGTTTGGAAATGGTTCACATTCCTCGAGCTAAGCACTATTTGGACGGCAAAATAGCCCATGATAATCCAACATTCCAGTATGAGTCCATATATTCCGAAATGGCAGATACGACACTCGATTCTAG CTTGCAGTCTGTCTACAAAGAAGGGTCGTATTGTGAATCTAAGGATGGCTATGTTTATTATTTTGGAAAGAAGTATTGA